A genomic segment from Ptychodera flava strain L36383 chromosome 8, AS_Pfla_20210202, whole genome shotgun sequence encodes:
- the LOC139139542 gene encoding potassium channel subfamily K member 13-like has translation MEHIRSRAKELEESENKRGAEILQPIASGNCTNRTADDVAGLTNIRQIIDSGSVAKGKALGTLSVIYVIYTLLGGSFIYYTEYDWTYIDAVYCTFITLSTIGFGDLIPGKGKFKAYWAVKTLTYFVFTYVGLIIFSACFALSLDKIRYVAGKVRRKFCRTSGCSFCSKGKSVSTGDCEN, from the coding sequence ATGGAGCACATTCGAAGCCGTGCTAAAGAGTTGGAAGAATCCGAGAATAAACGCGGTGCCGAAATTTTGCAACCAATCGCCTCGGGCAACTGCACAAACAGGACAGCTGATGACGTTGCAGGTCTGACGAATATCAGACAAATCATCGACTCTGGTTCCGTCGCCAAGGGCAAGGCCCTGGGTACACTGTCAGTGATTTATGTCATCTATACGCTTCTCGGTGGTTCGTTCATCTACTACACCGAGTATGACTGGACGTACATAGATGCCGTGTACTGCACTTTTATAACATTGTCAACCATAGGTTTCGGCGACCTAATCCCTGGGAAAGGCAAATTCAAAGCTTACTGGGCGGTGAAAACGCTGACGTATTTCGTTTTCACCTACGTGGGTCTGATTATATTCTCCGCATGTTTTGCTCTGTCCCTTGATAAGATCAGATACGTCGCCGGAAAAGTTCGTCGCAAATTCTGCAGAACTTCGGGCTGTTCATTTTGCAGTAAAGGTAAAAGTGTTTCCACCGGAGACTGCGAAAACTAG